A genome region from uncultured Fibrobacter sp. includes the following:
- a CDS encoding N-acetyltransferase yields the protein MERIRLASDCTIYPIDKNTDMSSFCCGDDDLDDFFRNDAYLYSAQLLGKSYIAVTNSESPQIACAFTLANDSIKSTMIPKSSRNRLERKVPNAKHTRTYPALLIGRLGVNGQFQRSGLHLGSQVIDYLISWFIHPDNKTGCRFMVVDAYNRPETTEFYQKNGFRFLYSDEKFEKEAFHINVNQTLNTRMMYLDLIDFVS from the coding sequence ATGGAAAGAATCCGTTTAGCATCTGATTGCACAATCTACCCCATCGACAAAAACACCGACATGTCTTCGTTTTGTTGCGGAGACGATGATCTGGACGATTTTTTCAGGAACGATGCGTACCTATATTCCGCGCAACTCTTGGGAAAAAGTTACATCGCCGTGACAAACTCGGAATCGCCACAAATTGCGTGTGCGTTCACGCTTGCCAACGACAGCATCAAATCCACGATGATTCCAAAGTCCTCAAGAAATCGCCTAGAACGAAAAGTTCCCAACGCAAAGCATACACGCACGTATCCTGCACTGCTGATAGGGCGTTTAGGTGTCAACGGACAATTCCAGCGAAGTGGATTGCATCTAGGGAGCCAGGTTATAGACTACCTAATTTCTTGGTTTATCCATCCTGACAACAAGACCGGCTGCCGTTTTATGGTTGTCGACGCATACAATAGGCCCGAGACCACAGAATTTTACCAAAAGAACGGTTTCCGGTTTCTGTATTCGGACGAAAAATTCGAAAAAGAGGCTTTTCACATTAATGTCAATCAAACACTAAATACGCGGATGATGTATCTAGATTTGATTGATTTTGTTTCGTAG
- a CDS encoding polysaccharide deacetylase family protein, producing MKIGLKSVGVMSLMGVAAYAGPITTVPWDGHPGAVSFTFDDCEISQLNNLGEYFDKNDDIKVTFFLTGGMNAGNQPKYFPMVAKGHEIGNHSKTHSDLTAAGANLKSEITDYKHTLEANGDFDVVAFATPYCYYNDAVEAEIAKEHIVNRNCQGATKYKWDEEPIWERISSDCYQGNTQQSKGNMSEAKQKNAWTVQLNHGVDGAGFGYGIQPSDMISIMDEAKAQGLWRAPMGRVAAYYRAHFVIDKATSTEIDGGFKVTWTSPHPAMPRSVPLRVKIEGAEGKTVKQKGKEVKAESDGSFVIEFMDLELEVVGAAAAPESSSADAPASSSDTPTSSSAVASSDGKAPASSSEKAPTSSAEVTSSADAPASSADAIAQNIHWASQTPTTFTVFSATGVLVKTFVAIPQSAEDSFKALQIPHGTYYIKDLKSNYIKKVVK from the coding sequence ATGAAAATCGGTTTAAAATCTGTAGGAGTTATGTCTTTGATGGGAGTGGCGGCCTATGCCGGTCCCATCACCACGGTTCCTTGGGACGGCCATCCCGGTGCAGTATCCTTCACCTTTGATGACTGCGAAATTTCTCAGCTGAACAATCTCGGGGAATATTTCGACAAAAACGACGATATCAAGGTGACGTTCTTCTTGACAGGCGGCATGAATGCCGGAAACCAGCCGAAGTACTTCCCGATGGTCGCAAAGGGCCACGAAATTGGCAACCATTCCAAGACGCACAGCGACTTGACCGCCGCCGGAGCCAACCTCAAGAGCGAAATTACCGATTATAAGCATACCCTGGAAGCCAATGGCGACTTTGACGTCGTCGCGTTCGCGACGCCTTATTGCTATTACAACGACGCCGTGGAAGCCGAAATCGCGAAAGAACACATCGTCAACCGCAATTGCCAGGGCGCTACCAAGTACAAGTGGGACGAAGAACCCATTTGGGAACGCATCAGTTCGGACTGCTATCAGGGCAATACCCAGCAATCCAAGGGCAACATGAGCGAAGCCAAACAGAAGAACGCCTGGACGGTGCAGCTGAACCACGGCGTGGATGGTGCCGGCTTTGGCTATGGCATTCAACCCTCGGACATGATTTCTATTATGGACGAAGCCAAGGCGCAGGGTCTGTGGCGCGCCCCGATGGGCCGCGTGGCTGCCTACTACCGCGCACACTTCGTGATTGACAAGGCGACTTCGACAGAAATTGATGGCGGTTTCAAGGTCACTTGGACCTCCCCCCACCCCGCCATGCCCAGGAGCGTGCCTCTCCGCGTGAAGATCGAAGGTGCCGAAGGCAAGACCGTGAAGCAGAAGGGCAAAGAAGTCAAGGCTGAATCCGATGGTTCTTTTGTCATCGAATTCATGGATTTGGAATTGGAAGTTGTAGGTGCCGCAGCCGCCCCGGAATCCAGCAGTGCCGATGCTCCGGCCTCCAGCAGCGATACCCCAACGTCTAGCAGCGCAGTGGCATCCAGTGACGGCAAGGCTCCGGCATCCAGCTCCGAAAAAGCCCCAACATCTAGTGCCGAAGTCACATCTAGCGCAGACGCCCCGGCAAGTTCTGCCGATGCCATTGCCCAGAATATCCATTGGGCAAGCCAGACGCCGACAACCTTTACCGTGTTCTCTGCTACGGGCGTGTTGGTGAAGACTTTCGTGGCCATCCCGCAGTCTGCCGAAGATTCCTTCAAGGCCCTGCAAATCCCGCATGGAACTTACTACATCAAGGACCTGAAGTCCAACTACATCAAGAAAGTAGTGAAGTAA
- a CDS encoding DUF3943 domain-containing protein: MFFRKIVAITGIFLCLCAFSHAQQIDSNVIASIPDSIRQKLQDEHAVLSIEEAQLLRAALRGDSTILDSPDTLIMPKDSLYDTHVNPLIVSTEVLGLNGIVWAWDYYVLDKDYAHTGPSYWKRNFREGWEWDHNHWAINFYGHPYQGSMYYATARGGGYGFYTSMLYAALGSSTWEMFCESEYPAPNDLISTTIAGSVFGEVLYRLSRAAYNKPGAPWYRQLTAFALEPAGYLQRKAFGNRDFYTGWVPIELAVAAGLGSRFGSDYRFGGKSADELDDEWNDHHGIIALSLEYGRPYDKVKRPFDYFQVEFMSEEGLEGAVLQLDVMGKLLNRGIHGRGHWLDFSIDLDYDTFYGDLATVSTLSLGGAVDLALWLTSNLRFRVMNQLYWIMLGSADMGYDDIIQEFHPEYHPDKDSYQYNSGVKYSLLLEILYKKRWRFFSKTILDAMKTIEGTIPDYGVTGWDFLLLNKTALEYRLLRWMDVGYRLDSYIKMAAYSSEIAEPMSRRIHTYTLYLNFHLLGE; the protein is encoded by the coding sequence ATGTTCTTTAGAAAAATCGTCGCGATTACGGGGATATTTTTGTGCTTATGCGCTTTTTCGCACGCACAACAAATAGATTCAAACGTAATTGCCTCGATTCCGGACTCCATTCGCCAGAAGTTACAGGACGAACATGCGGTTCTGAGTATTGAAGAAGCCCAGTTGTTGCGAGCTGCCCTGCGGGGCGACTCTACAATACTGGATTCTCCCGATACCCTTATCATGCCCAAAGACAGTCTCTATGACACCCATGTGAACCCGCTGATTGTGTCGACAGAGGTCCTCGGGCTCAATGGAATTGTGTGGGCGTGGGATTACTACGTACTTGACAAGGATTATGCCCATACGGGGCCCAGCTATTGGAAAAGGAACTTTCGCGAAGGCTGGGAATGGGACCACAACCACTGGGCCATCAACTTTTACGGCCACCCCTATCAAGGTTCCATGTACTACGCCACGGCACGCGGTGGCGGCTACGGATTCTATACTAGCATGCTCTATGCTGCGCTCGGCAGTTCCACTTGGGAAATGTTCTGCGAGTCGGAATACCCTGCCCCGAACGATTTAATTTCGACGACTATCGCCGGCTCTGTGTTCGGCGAAGTCCTCTATAGACTTTCGCGGGCTGCATACAATAAGCCAGGAGCGCCTTGGTACAGGCAACTGACTGCATTTGCTCTTGAACCTGCCGGTTATTTGCAACGCAAAGCATTTGGAAACAGGGATTTTTACACGGGTTGGGTCCCCATTGAACTTGCCGTGGCCGCTGGTCTGGGTTCAAGATTCGGTTCTGATTACCGATTTGGCGGCAAAAGCGCCGACGAACTGGATGACGAATGGAACGATCATCATGGAATTATTGCCCTATCACTAGAATACGGGAGGCCCTACGACAAGGTGAAAAGGCCTTTTGACTACTTCCAGGTGGAATTCATGAGCGAAGAAGGCCTCGAAGGGGCCGTGCTGCAGTTGGATGTCATGGGCAAACTCCTGAACAGGGGCATACATGGACGCGGGCACTGGCTTGATTTTTCCATTGATTTGGATTACGACACGTTTTACGGGGACCTTGCCACGGTCAGCACGCTTTCGCTGGGCGGAGCCGTGGATTTGGCTCTCTGGCTGACGTCTAATTTGCGTTTCAGGGTGATGAATCAGCTTTACTGGATAATGCTCGGTTCTGCGGATATGGGTTACGATGACATCATTCAGGAATTCCACCCCGAATACCACCCGGACAAGGACAGTTACCAGTACAATTCCGGCGTAAAATACAGTTTGCTGCTCGAAATTCTCTACAAAAAACGCTGGCGCTTTTTCAGCAAGACCATCCTAGACGCCATGAAGACGATTGAAGGCACCATTCCGGATTACGGCGTGACTGGCTGGGATTTCCTGTTACTCAACAAGACGGCGCTGGAATATAGGCTGCTGCGCTGGATGGATGTCGGATATCGGCTTGATTCCTATATAAAAATGGCGGCCTATTCATCTGAAATTGCCGAACCCATGTCCCGGCGCATCCATACATATACGTTATACTTGAATTTCCATTTGTTGGGTGAATAA
- a CDS encoding pyridoxal phosphate-dependent aminotransferase yields MRRRLLSEGAKELSYEIREIVKKANQLKALGLPIHWENIGDPIEKKCQIPDWIKDIVVDLAKTNRSYGYCPSKGMLETREFLVKENNKLGGAQINVDDILFFNGLGDAIATIYGLLSMNTRIIGPAPAYSTHSSAEAAHAHTAPITYRLQPENHWYPDLEELENKVKYNPSIAGILVLNPDNPTGMVYPLDILKKIVDIAKRYNLFIICDEIYNKITYNGAHAYALAEYIGDVPGIALKGISKEYPWPGARCGWAEYYNRDKDEQFDAFCRALDNAKMVEVCSTTLPQMTIPRVLGDKRFAEHRTALNEKIGRRSAIINEILSDIPELYFNPTYGAFYNTIIFREGTLNNHQSLKIDNPIIKKKVEEWCSKTTNLDYRFVYYLLGAKGICVVPSTSFCTDLKGFRVTLLEEDEDELRSVFTTIHDAIVEYLHS; encoded by the coding sequence ATGCGCAGAAGACTATTGAGCGAAGGTGCCAAGGAACTCTCTTACGAAATCCGCGAGATCGTGAAGAAGGCAAACCAGCTCAAGGCACTCGGCCTCCCCATCCACTGGGAAAACATCGGCGACCCGATCGAAAAGAAGTGCCAGATTCCCGACTGGATCAAGGATATCGTCGTGGACCTCGCCAAGACGAACCGCAGCTACGGTTACTGCCCCTCCAAGGGCATGCTCGAGACCCGCGAATTTCTGGTGAAAGAGAACAACAAGCTCGGCGGCGCCCAGATTAACGTCGACGACATCCTGTTCTTCAACGGCCTCGGTGACGCCATCGCCACCATCTACGGCCTCTTGTCGATGAACACCCGCATTATCGGACCGGCCCCGGCCTACTCCACCCACAGCTCCGCCGAAGCGGCCCACGCCCACACGGCCCCCATCACCTACCGCTTGCAGCCGGAAAACCACTGGTACCCGGACCTCGAAGAACTCGAGAACAAGGTGAAGTACAACCCGAGCATCGCCGGTATCCTCGTCTTGAACCCGGACAACCCGACCGGCATGGTCTACCCGCTCGACATCCTCAAGAAGATTGTGGACATCGCCAAGCGCTACAACCTGTTCATCATCTGCGACGAAATCTACAACAAGATTACTTACAATGGCGCCCACGCCTACGCCCTCGCCGAATATATCGGTGACGTCCCGGGCATCGCGCTCAAGGGCATTTCCAAGGAATACCCGTGGCCGGGTGCTCGCTGCGGCTGGGCCGAATACTACAACCGCGACAAGGACGAACAGTTCGACGCCTTCTGCCGCGCTCTCGACAACGCGAAGATGGTGGAAGTCTGCTCGACCACGCTCCCGCAGATGACGATTCCGCGCGTGCTGGGCGACAAGCGCTTTGCCGAGCACCGCACCGCGCTGAACGAGAAGATTGGCCGCCGTAGCGCCATCATCAACGAAATCCTTTCCGACATTCCGGAACTGTACTTCAACCCGACCTATGGTGCGTTCTACAACACCATCATCTTCCGCGAAGGCACGCTCAACAACCACCAGAGCTTAAAGATTGACAACCCGATCATCAAGAAGAAGGTCGAGGAATGGTGCAGCAAGACGACGAACCTCGACTACCGCTTCGTGTACTACCTGCTGGGCGCGAAGGGCATCTGCGTAGTTCCGAGTACCAGCTTCTGCACGGACTTGAAGGGCTTCCGCGTGACGCTTTTGGAAGAAGACGAAGATGAACTGCGCAGCGTGTTCACCACGATCCACGATGCGATTGTGGAATACCTGCACAGCTAG
- a CDS encoding InlB B-repeat-containing protein gives MNSKIVGSILALGLTAWAAAPLNLPLNESLLIDNFADEDLNSALGPWESYADAGGLTTLNQTFSSNAGVNGTSKAFKMDFSLDGYSILGYDPFVEAKVYMVDREESMDMSSCNEITYEYRGTEDHFFKVMSSIDVQNNYHRKKFPSSGKWVTAHVHWDDLIQYEIDYWGLKASISDVKLTLLAFSWQVEESDGTVGTLEITNIRCAHKPTYEVSFYLEDSLLQTKDFVEGEMPFYDGDTWIQTEGYELYIEGWKPNIVPVSANASYVAVADSSVRHFEVSFNDEYDNRLYSTTLPYGATPQYMGLEPFKFPSEEYTYTFKGWGVEICGKKCTIEYLPTLPPVTSDVYYYPVFDSARIEYTVKFVDHDGRTISSQKYYYGTEAEDIVLPANPEWSGHTFEGWIPEISWVTGNTAYVASYSSEGNDKYTVTFLDGSEVLQIIEVDAGETPVYTGETPAREPTVTNIWTFNDWRDQNGYGIDEIYENTVYMADFYEYVRHYNIVFHDDDGSVMATVDHYYSQNVSTDEVTTKADTSDDYQVARWEPEFERVTGDAEYQVVYNYRVRYVDDEGNEVCWANYYAAGEIPDSYCTPQKSSTAEFTYEFAGWDKEFTAVTGPTTYTALFIATPVPPAASIEIASGESWLVDDFDDGNETSKLGTGWFVFDDKDAYGLSEISKEIVAKDDGNAMKVKYTVDRWAGLGIDLSADGHPVDLSQCNAIRYDYKGGHHTFEIGSAFDEDYDYRIKSYARTSREWTTATHYIKGFYGGSVEPSLSITRATQFIWDDFDYDDEDSLEVDNIRCLNLPTYAVKFYNGEELLYSETVVEGDETWYRGDVDLYELARDMSNNQYVYNFVGWDLEYAPIMAETNYHAVFDTSLKTYTISFYTHQEDSYWQSWDYWSMHYQDVPYGSTPVYDGPEPTRESDYTCNGYVFDKWTLDPDEESVYGLQPVTKSVTYYPLFTCEDPVVYTVTFKDDEGNVISSKEYQYWDELEVVDDPIKESTAEYECRFEGWDSYLEYHVIGNATYVAEFDCSVRDYTVKFVNPDGEILDQRDYPYGTLYADIFDQIWDPSMYSVGVEYTFTGWLPDSNSSGNSVTGPVTFTAQYSKRFAVRFVDYDGSGFYVNDMYQEILYPEGTPLSEIATPNMKNWIRSPGYDSLGTEYEYTFVGWLPALDSSATLTEPMTFVATYTSSLRTHMVVFKNGSEILEQKEVAEGVVPEYTGWIEPFKDSDDQYNYTWNRNDGWDKPLVAVNGPVIYTAKFTPTLAKYEVVFVGDDGTELLRKFYDYGSAVTDVPTEAQILGGRTGEYRFNGWRNVWWDECNLDFVSEDMECYADMEYKVRFYDADDNLIDVNPYDDDWYRYGETVAYCDDHYYDCYTPVKEMTVANIFTWNGEWSPSFDSYVTGPVDYRPVFDVTLRKYNVSFVDENGIVLKAAVAYDYGTEASAIETPETYPMKNPTVTQVYSFNGWNLADVTGDTVYVATYTSSPRPYTVSFVDQDGFTIIQSRDYVYGTPASAIEVPTPEKNGFRFVGWEPEISNVTGDAAYRARYVNANEFVVTWRDDDGTLLDQQVYTGNVPPEYPDGTPSKAPTAEIEYVFNGWTSSVVDFPADVEFTATYTEQTRHYLVTFVDGNGNVLDQQDYVYGTPAASIVVPDAPEKASTEFYLYTFVGWTPSITNVTGDATYRALFANKRRTYTITFKEGNGRVWQEWDAFYDSELDVSYGPDKYTDGCIYGFDHWETESTPANIVKGDMEFTAVYSSECNVRKYEVEFYDSLRDRWLGFAYYDYGTPVDDIQVPGIADMEVDGCNHHFVGWEPELSEVKKNVEYRTVYELQCGEPESSSSVVVSSSSVVPPSSSSVVPSSSSVVPPSSSSVVPSSSSVKPSSSSSVKPSSSSTKSRSSSSVKPSSSSAKSRSSSSVKPSSSSTKSRSSSSVKASSSSAKSRSSSSSPKTSSSGKNAIIAVSGVPSSLRIGFTDNVLTVALASPSMVRVQVFDMTGQLIEKMDEYVSGSHVFDFGRLTQGNYVVRVSSRSVHKSVRIVVR, from the coding sequence ATGAATTCCAAGATAGTTGGTTCCATCTTGGCTCTTGGCTTGACTGCCTGGGCCGCAGCTCCGTTGAACCTTCCGCTCAACGAATCGCTGCTCATCGACAATTTCGCGGATGAGGACCTGAATTCGGCACTTGGACCATGGGAATCATATGCGGATGCCGGTGGCTTGACGACATTGAACCAGACTTTTTCGTCGAACGCCGGTGTGAACGGAACATCGAAAGCCTTCAAGATGGACTTCTCCCTGGATGGTTACAGTATCTTGGGATATGACCCCTTCGTCGAAGCAAAGGTCTATATGGTCGACAGGGAAGAATCCATGGACATGTCCAGCTGCAACGAAATTACCTATGAGTATCGTGGAACCGAGGACCACTTTTTCAAGGTAATGAGCAGCATCGACGTTCAAAACAATTATCATCGAAAAAAATTCCCGTCGAGCGGAAAATGGGTGACGGCCCACGTTCATTGGGATGATTTAATCCAGTATGAAATTGATTATTGGGGATTGAAGGCTAGTATCAGTGATGTGAAGCTGACGCTTCTTGCCTTTTCATGGCAGGTCGAGGAAAGTGACGGGACTGTAGGGACACTTGAAATCACCAACATTCGTTGCGCCCATAAGCCGACATACGAGGTGAGCTTCTACCTCGAAGATAGCCTGCTCCAGACTAAGGATTTCGTTGAGGGTGAAATGCCGTTTTATGATGGAGACACTTGGATCCAGACGGAAGGGTATGAGCTTTATATTGAAGGATGGAAGCCCAATATTGTGCCCGTCTCGGCGAATGCTTCTTACGTAGCCGTGGCAGACAGCTCTGTCCGCCATTTTGAGGTTTCGTTCAACGACGAATATGACAATCGTCTCTACAGTACAACTTTGCCGTATGGTGCGACACCGCAATATATGGGTTTGGAGCCCTTCAAGTTTCCATCAGAAGAATACACGTACACGTTCAAGGGATGGGGCGTAGAGATATGTGGAAAAAAATGCACGATTGAATATTTGCCGACCTTGCCTCCTGTAACAAGCGATGTCTATTATTATCCGGTCTTTGATTCTGCTCGCATTGAATATACGGTCAAGTTCGTGGACCACGATGGCCGTACGATAAGTTCCCAGAAATACTACTACGGAACGGAGGCCGAAGACATTGTCCTGCCGGCAAATCCTGAATGGTCTGGGCATACATTTGAAGGCTGGATTCCCGAAATATCCTGGGTTACAGGAAATACCGCGTATGTTGCTTCTTATTCGTCCGAAGGGAATGACAAATACACTGTCACATTCCTGGACGGTTCCGAAGTCCTGCAGATAATTGAAGTCGATGCTGGCGAAACGCCTGTATATACGGGAGAAACACCCGCCAGGGAACCGACTGTTACCAACATATGGACATTCAACGATTGGCGAGACCAGAATGGTTATGGTATTGACGAAATTTATGAAAATACGGTTTATATGGCGGATTTCTATGAATATGTGAGACACTATAATATCGTTTTCCACGACGATGATGGTTCGGTGATGGCTACCGTGGACCATTATTATAGTCAGAATGTCTCTACCGATGAGGTTACGACAAAGGCGGATACATCGGATGATTATCAGGTCGCAAGGTGGGAACCCGAATTTGAGCGAGTTACAGGAGATGCCGAATATCAGGTTGTCTACAATTACCGTGTTCGCTATGTCGACGACGAGGGAAACGAAGTCTGCTGGGCGAATTATTATGCTGCCGGCGAAATTCCCGATTCATATTGCACACCACAAAAATCGTCTACAGCGGAGTTCACATATGAATTTGCTGGGTGGGATAAGGAATTTACGGCAGTGACTGGGCCGACGACCTATACGGCCCTGTTTATAGCGACGCCTGTACCGCCGGCTGCCTCGATCGAGATTGCGTCAGGGGAATCCTGGCTTGTCGATGACTTTGACGATGGAAACGAAACCTCGAAACTAGGGACGGGCTGGTTCGTTTTCGATGATAAAGATGCTTATGGATTGTCTGAAATATCGAAGGAGATTGTTGCCAAGGATGATGGCAATGCGATGAAAGTCAAGTACACCGTTGACCGGTGGGCCGGATTGGGTATCGATTTATCTGCCGATGGACATCCGGTTGACTTGTCGCAGTGCAATGCCATCCGGTACGATTACAAGGGTGGACATCATACATTTGAAATCGGAAGTGCGTTCGATGAAGATTACGATTATCGAATCAAATCCTATGCTAGAACCTCGAGGGAATGGACTACTGCTACGCATTATATCAAAGGTTTCTACGGAGGGTCGGTTGAACCATCGCTCTCGATTACTCGTGCCACACAGTTTATATGGGATGATTTCGATTATGATGACGAAGATTCTCTGGAAGTGGACAATATCAGGTGCCTGAACTTGCCGACCTATGCCGTAAAATTCTATAACGGTGAAGAACTGCTCTATAGCGAGACTGTTGTCGAGGGTGACGAAACGTGGTATCGCGGCGATGTCGATTTGTATGAACTGGCAAGGGATATGTCCAATAATCAGTACGTATACAATTTTGTAGGTTGGGATTTGGAATATGCGCCTATCATGGCCGAGACGAATTACCATGCGGTATTCGATACATCCTTGAAAACTTACACTATTTCTTTCTATACGCACCAAGAAGATTCGTACTGGCAGTCGTGGGATTATTGGTCCATGCATTATCAGGATGTTCCGTACGGCTCAACTCCTGTTTATGACGGCCCCGAACCGACGAGAGAATCCGATTACACTTGTAATGGTTACGTTTTTGACAAGTGGACTCTGGATCCCGATGAAGAATCGGTTTATGGTTTGCAGCCTGTAACGAAGAGCGTGACGTACTATCCCTTGTTTACCTGTGAAGATCCCGTAGTGTACACGGTAACGTTCAAGGACGACGAAGGCAATGTCATTTCGTCGAAGGAATACCAGTATTGGGATGAACTCGAAGTCGTTGATGACCCCATAAAAGAATCAACGGCGGAATACGAATGCAGATTTGAAGGGTGGGATTCGTATTTGGAATATCATGTAATTGGAAATGCGACGTATGTCGCAGAATTTGATTGTTCCGTTCGGGATTATACCGTCAAATTCGTGAATCCGGACGGAGAAATTCTTGATCAACGCGACTATCCTTATGGAACATTGTACGCGGATATTTTTGATCAAATCTGGGATCCTTCAATGTATAGTGTGGGTGTAGAATACACGTTTACTGGCTGGTTGCCTGATTCGAATAGCTCGGGGAACAGTGTAACAGGCCCTGTGACATTTACAGCGCAGTACAGCAAGCGTTTTGCGGTGCGTTTTGTAGATTACGATGGGAGCGGCTTTTATGTAAATGATATGTACCAGGAAATCCTTTACCCGGAAGGGACTCCCTTAAGCGAAATTGCAACTCCAAATATGAAAAATTGGATTCGTTCACCGGGGTATGACAGTCTCGGAACAGAATATGAATATACGTTTGTCGGATGGCTACCGGCATTGGATTCCAGTGCAACACTGACGGAGCCGATGACATTCGTGGCGACGTACACGTCTAGTTTGAGGACGCACATGGTTGTCTTCAAGAATGGTTCGGAAATTCTCGAACAGAAGGAAGTCGCCGAAGGCGTGGTCCCGGAATATACAGGGTGGATTGAACCGTTCAAGGACAGTGATGATCAGTACAATTACACCTGGAATCGTAATGACGGATGGGATAAACCTCTTGTCGCTGTAAATGGCCCTGTTATTTATACTGCAAAGTTTACGCCGACGCTCGCAAAGTATGAAGTCGTCTTTGTGGGTGACGATGGCACGGAACTGTTACGTAAATTCTACGATTATGGATCTGCAGTGACCGACGTCCCGACAGAAGCTCAAATTCTTGGTGGAAGGACGGGAGAATATCGATTTAACGGATGGCGCAATGTGTGGTGGGATGAATGTAATCTTGATTTTGTATCTGAAGATATGGAATGTTATGCAGATATGGAGTACAAGGTTAGATTCTATGATGCCGATGATAATTTGATTGATGTGAATCCTTATGATGACGATTGGTATCGTTATGGCGAAACGGTTGCCTATTGTGATGATCATTATTATGATTGTTATACGCCAGTCAAGGAGATGACCGTTGCGAACATATTCACATGGAATGGTGAATGGAGCCCGTCTTTCGATAGTTATGTTACGGGGCCTGTCGATTACAGACCTGTATTCGACGTGACACTGCGCAAGTACAATGTCTCGTTTGTCGATGAGAATGGTATTGTTCTCAAGGCGGCTGTTGCTTATGACTATGGTACCGAGGCGTCGGCCATTGAAACTCCTGAAACATATCCGATGAAAAATCCGACCGTTACACAGGTTTACTCGTTCAATGGTTGGAATTTGGCGGATGTAACGGGCGATACGGTATATGTTGCCACGTATACGTCTTCACCCAGGCCCTATACGGTATCGTTTGTAGATCAAGATGGATTTACGATAATTCAATCTAGAGACTATGTTTACGGGACGCCCGCTTCGGCTATTGAAGTCCCGACACCCGAAAAGAACGGTTTCCGCTTCGTGGGCTGGGAGCCTGAAATCTCGAATGTTACGGGTGATGCGGCTTATCGTGCGAGGTATGTCAATGCGAACGAGTTCGTGGTGACGTGGCGTGATGATGATGGTACATTGCTTGACCAGCAGGTTTATACGGGAAATGTGCCGCCCGAATATCCGGATGGAACCCCCTCCAAGGCTCCCACGGCAGAAATTGAGTATGTGTTCAACGGCTGGACGTCCAGTGTAGTCGATTTCCCTGCGGATGTTGAGTTTACAGCGACATACACAGAACAGACGCGTCATTATCTCGTCACGTTCGTGGATGGTAATGGAAATGTGCTTGATCAGCAGGATTACGTGTATGGTACTCCTGCTGCCAGTATCGTAGTTCCGGATGCTCCTGAAAAAGCGTCTACCGAATTCTATCTCTATACGTTTGTCGGGTGGACGCCGTCGATTACGAATGTTACAGGTGATGCGACTTATAGGGCGTTGTTTGCTAATAAGAGACGCACTTATACAATAACGTTCAAGGAAGGGAATGGACGTGTCTGGCAAGAATGGGATGCCTTCTATGATTCCGAACTAGACGTGTCTTACGGCCCCGACAAGTATACGGACGGCTGTATCTATGGATTTGACCATTGGGAAACAGAATCTACTCCGGCAAATATCGTTAAAGGCGATATGGAATTCACGGCCGTTTATTCTTCTGAATGCAACGTTCGTAAGTATGAAGTGGAATTCTATGATTCGCTCAGGGACAGGTGGCTTGGTTTCGCTTATTACGATTATGGTACGCCGGTGGACGATATACAGGTTCCTGGTATTGCCGACATGGAAGTGGATGGATGTAACCATCATTTCGTAGGCTGGGAGCCGGAACTCTCCGAAGTGAAAAAGAATGTTGAATATAGAACAGTCTACGAGTTGCAATGCGGCGAACCGGAAAGCAGTTCCAGCGTAGTCGTGAGCAGCAGTTCCGTGGTGCCGCCGTCCAGTTCCAGCGTAGTCCCGAGCAGCAGTTCCGTTGTGCCGCCATCCAGCTCCAGCGTAGTCCCGAGCAGCAGTTCTGTGAAGCCCAGCTCGAGTTCCAGCGTGAAGCCGAGCAGCAGTTCTACGAAGTCTCGCTCGAGTTCCAGCGTGAAACCGAGCAGCAGCTCTGCGAAGTCTCGCTCGAGTTCCAGCGTGAAACCGAGCAGCAGTTCTACGAAGTCTCGCTCGAGTTCCAGCGTGAAAGCAAGCAGCAGCTCTGCGAAGTCTCGCTCGAGTTCGTCTTCTCCGAAGACTTCGTCTAGCGGAAAGAATGCTATAATCGCTGTGTCTGGCGTGCCTAGCAGTCTCAGAATCGGATTCACGGACAATGTTCTGACCGTTGCGCTGGCGAGCCCCTCGATGGTCAGGGTCCAGGTATTCGATATGACCGGCCAGCTCATTGAGAAAATGGACGAGTATGTCTCGGGTTCTCACGTATTTGACTTTGGAAGGTTGACGCAAGGGAATTACGTCGTGCGGGTGTCTAGCAGGTCCGTGCATAAGTCGGTACGTATTGTAGTGCGGTAA